Proteins encoded within one genomic window of Novosphingobium sp. EMRT-2:
- a CDS encoding DUF1636 domain-containing protein encodes MLRAVANGPAVVVCSTCRLSADRREDEGGRRGGALLAEALRQVQAQEPDLAGVAVQEMACLFACQRHCTVHIRAPGRIGYVLGGFTPDEASARAILGYAARHAASAEGVVPYAEWPEGVKGHFITRTPPEGYVCP; translated from the coding sequence ATGCTGCGCGCGGTTGCAAACGGGCCGGCAGTGGTGGTCTGCTCCACCTGCCGCCTGTCCGCCGACCGGCGCGAGGACGAAGGCGGGCGGCGCGGTGGCGCGCTGCTCGCCGAGGCCTTGCGGCAGGTGCAGGCGCAGGAACCGGACCTTGCCGGCGTGGCGGTGCAGGAAATGGCCTGCCTGTTCGCCTGCCAGCGCCATTGCACGGTCCATATCCGCGCGCCGGGCCGGATCGGCTATGTGCTGGGCGGGTTCACGCCCGACGAGGCTTCGGCCCGCGCGATTCTGGGCTATGCCGCCCGCCACGCCGCAAGCGCGGAAGGCGTGGTGCCCTATGCCGAATGGCCGGAAGGCGTGAAGGGCCATTTCATCACCCGCACCCCGCCCGAAGGCTATGTCTGCCCATGA